In Natranaerobius trueperi, a single window of DNA contains:
- a CDS encoding transposase: MERKEQRKNYRRYVCKDYMDCGNKSECTSAKAGRIIARFEDEEFIDKVHENTIKKKDLYKLRGSIVEHPFGTIKKSFGYTYFLTRGLNSVNAEAGFISLAYNLKRLINIMGVRDLVRLFNQVLPSKIAFFYF, from the coding sequence GAAAAACTATAGACGTTACGTGTGTAAGGACTACATGGATTGTGGAAATAAATCCGAATGTACATCAGCAAAAGCGGGACGAATTATAGCAAGATTTGAAGATGAAGAGTTTATAGATAAAGTACATGAAAATACAATTAAGAAAAAGGACCTCTACAAACTTAGGGGCTCGATAGTTGAGCACCCTTTTGGAACTATCAAAAAATCTTTTGGATATACATATTTTTTAACAAGAGGGCTAAACTCTGTAAATGCTGAAGCAGGGTTTATTAGCCTTGCTTATAATCTAAAAAGATTGATTAATATCATGGGAGTCAGGGATTTGGTAAGGCTCTTCAACCAAGTACTACCTTCAAAAATTGCATTTTTTTATTTTTAG
- the hutH gene encoding histidine ammonia-lyase encodes MIYLTGSQLSFEEIERVMIKKEQVELSTKAREDIVKSRKLIDELVDNEETVYGVTTGFGKFSDTAISTKDINALQENLILSHAAGVGEPFSEEIVRGIMLLRANSLSKGHSGVRLETVKLLLDMLNEEIHPVIPSQGSLGASGDLAPLAHMVLVMLGRGEAYYRGERLLGSEALKKAGLQPIKLRAKEGLALINGTQAIASVGTFTWLSMKNLLKVADIACAMTVDALEGITDAFDERIYKLRPHPGHRKTAANLRKLVVNSEIIENKEHPRVQDAYTLRCVPQIHGASKDAHSHVGEVLEREINSTTDNPLIFSEDGDIISGGNFHGQPLALPMDYLSTSISEIANVSERRVERLVNPNHNFGLPAFLIEEGGVSSGFMIAQYTAASLVSENKSLAHPASVDSIPSSANQEDHVSMGTIGARKALSILKNSQKVLSVELLCACQALDLRKPRKPGKGTKKAFEIIREEIPYLDQDREISPDIEKVAEIIASGKLVKAVEEVVGKLE; translated from the coding sequence ATGATTTATTTAACTGGATCACAACTTAGTTTTGAAGAAATAGAGCGGGTTATGATAAAAAAAGAACAGGTAGAGCTTAGCACTAAAGCCCGTGAGGATATTGTAAAAAGTAGAAAACTTATAGACGAATTAGTAGATAATGAAGAAACAGTTTATGGTGTTACAACTGGTTTTGGTAAGTTTAGTGATACTGCTATTTCAACAAAGGATATTAATGCCCTACAAGAAAACTTAATTTTAAGTCATGCAGCTGGAGTAGGTGAACCCTTTAGTGAAGAAATAGTTAGAGGTATTATGCTCCTTAGAGCAAATAGTCTCTCAAAGGGACATTCAGGTGTAAGACTTGAAACAGTCAAACTATTATTAGATATGTTAAATGAAGAGATTCACCCAGTAATCCCTTCTCAAGGTTCATTAGGTGCTAGTGGTGATCTTGCACCCCTAGCTCATATGGTTCTAGTAATGTTAGGAAGAGGAGAGGCCTACTATAGAGGTGAAAGATTACTAGGTAGTGAAGCTTTGAAAAAAGCTGGTTTACAACCAATAAAACTACGTGCAAAAGAAGGACTTGCTTTAATTAATGGAACTCAAGCAATTGCTTCAGTCGGAACTTTTACATGGCTTTCGATGAAAAATTTATTAAAAGTAGCTGATATAGCTTGTGCTATGACTGTTGATGCACTAGAAGGTATTACAGATGCGTTTGATGAAAGGATCTACAAACTACGTCCTCATCCTGGTCATAGAAAAACTGCAGCTAACTTACGTAAATTAGTAGTTAATAGTGAGATAATTGAAAATAAAGAACACCCAAGGGTACAAGATGCTTATACCTTAAGGTGTGTTCCACAAATTCATGGTGCATCAAAAGATGCTCATAGTCATGTAGGAGAAGTGTTAGAAAGAGAGATAAATTCTACTACAGATAATCCACTTATATTCTCAGAAGATGGTGACATTATCTCTGGTGGTAACTTTCATGGTCAACCACTTGCTTTACCAATGGATTATTTAAGTACCTCAATATCTGAAATCGCAAATGTTTCAGAAAGAAGGGTAGAAAGGTTAGTTAACCCAAACCATAATTTTGGACTACCAGCTTTTTTAATTGAAGAGGGTGGAGTAAGTTCAGGGTTTATGATCGCTCAGTATACTGCTGCATCTTTAGTAAGTGAAAACAAAAGCTTAGCTCATCCTGCAAGTGTTGATTCCATACCAAGTTCAGCAAATCAAGAAGACCATGTTAGTATGGGTACAATAGGTGCTAGAAAGGCTTTATCTATCTTAAAAAACAGTCAAAAGGTTCTTTCAGTAGAGCTACTATGTGCTTGTCAGGCTTTAGATCTAAGAAAACCAAGAAAACCAGGTAAGGGTACTAAAAAAGCTTTTGAAATTATTAGAGAAGAGATACCGTATCTAGATCAGGATAGAGAAATTTCACCTGATATAGAAAAAGTAGCAGAGATTATTGCAAGTGGAAAATTAGTAAAAGCTGTAGAAGAGGTTGTCGGTAAATTAGAGTAG
- a CDS encoding helix-turn-helix domain-containing protein, which yields MYKEKTPGELLKIIRKTSGLHQEDITGNKITRNLISLIENNKTPLNEDVASLIANNMNELLNYSLIRWVDTYDFYTGERFETKQELNAVYRKLEKDYQDGSLSISEDQINQVEKNLRKFNLQDKKILFYELFANYYRSIHQLNLEYFYLIRAHENCTYFSTYHKDKLYDLTERLITNLLERDYIEKSLKLIDITIQASEDLDENQKTSLYFYKAWAHAKVEDYSMCISILDWVLKDESYYKSEGLEFTNDCTYLLSYCYEQTGAVKKSKTILYTLLQRIDPNSSMALDIYKHLLKLERKSQNIENLAKLASEVRDQYVDKKLAHELFLSYQLLKESDKGEYYLNKALERAYQENDNEMFYKVIKDCIKIYLESDQKDKLVFLASKIQEFIKNNPNYKLFYELILLYIKKNDLYSLSELFEFSENQL from the coding sequence ATGTATAAAGAAAAAACTCCAGGAGAGCTCTTAAAGATTATTAGAAAAACTTCTGGATTACATCAAGAAGATATAACCGGTAATAAGATCACTAGAAATCTAATCAGCTTAATCGAAAATAATAAAACTCCCTTAAATGAAGATGTTGCTTCTCTAATAGCTAATAACATGAATGAACTACTAAATTATTCTCTTATTAGATGGGTTGATACATATGATTTTTATACCGGTGAACGTTTTGAAACAAAACAAGAACTAAATGCTGTTTATAGGAAGTTAGAAAAAGATTATCAAGATGGTTCATTATCAATTAGTGAAGACCAAATTAATCAAGTAGAAAAAAACCTTAGAAAATTTAATTTACAAGATAAAAAAATCCTTTTCTATGAACTATTTGCTAACTACTACCGATCAATCCACCAACTAAATTTAGAATATTTCTACCTCATAAGAGCTCATGAAAATTGTACATACTTTTCTACATATCATAAGGATAAACTTTATGACCTTACTGAACGCCTTATAACAAACCTTTTAGAACGAGATTATATCGAAAAATCTCTTAAACTTATAGATATTACTATACAAGCTTCCGAGGATTTAGACGAAAATCAAAAAACTAGTCTTTATTTCTATAAAGCTTGGGCCCATGCAAAAGTAGAAGACTATTCTATGTGTATTTCAATTTTAGATTGGGTTTTAAAAGATGAAAGCTACTATAAATCAGAAGGTTTAGAATTTACTAATGATTGTACTTACCTTCTTTCCTACTGTTATGAACAAACTGGAGCTGTGAAAAAATCAAAAACCATCTTATATACTCTATTACAAAGAATAGATCCTAACTCTAGTATGGCACTAGATATCTATAAACATTTATTAAAACTAGAAAGAAAGTCACAAAATATAGAAAATCTAGCTAAACTAGCTTCAGAAGTTAGAGATCAATATGTAGATAAAAAACTAGCTCATGAGCTTTTTTTATCATATCAGTTACTTAAAGAATCTGATAAAGGAGAGTACTATTTAAATAAAGCTTTAGAAAGAGCTTATCAAGAAAATGACAATGAAATGTTTTATAAAGTAATTAAAGATTGCATAAAAATTTATTTAGAATCAGATCAAAAGGATAAATTAGTCTTTCTTGCTTCTAAAATACAAGAATTTATTAAAAATAACCCAAATTACAAACTTTTCTATGAATTAATCTTACTCTATATCAAAAAGAATGATCTATACTCTCTATCTGAGCTCTTTGAATTTAGTGAAAACCAACTATAA
- a CDS encoding flavocytochrome c, translated as MFKKRSLLLLMLSFVLLFTLSVGCGGDEEVAETELSFEDGTYTGSSYGHNADIEVEVTVEDEEISDIEVLSHKETEILTDPAFEEIIPAIIENNNTNVDTISGATLTSSGLIGAVEAALEEAGAEDYFKGEVVEVDNASEISDSSYDVVVVGGGGAGLVSAIEANAQGADVVVLEKMPFIGGNTLVSGGEFNAPNSWVQDNLDIDDSVEQFVEDTLAGGDHEADEDLVRTLAENVTEDGEWMRDYVGVEFIDDYLMHFGGHEVARALYPVGGSGQEIISSLAERAKADDIPIKYNTEVTELVTDEEGSVVGVVAEDHKGETATIEAKDGVVLASGGFGANIDMTQEYNPEIDDRYNTTNQAGSTGDGILMAKEIGADLVDMEFIQTYPACDTQTGHLSYVADTRFDGAIKVNKEGERFVEELERRDVVSEAILDQTDSVGYLMWDNHIKENSNMDNYMTEFEDLKKRDQIVKADTIEEAAEFFDIDAEQLTETIEQYNEYARQGEDEDFNRRGALLELKEGPYYIQKIAPAIHHTMGGIKINEEARVIDTDGEPIEGLYAAGEVTGGIHGANRLGGNAIADLIVFGRIAGGNAAK; from the coding sequence ATGTTCAAAAAGAGAAGTTTACTACTACTCATGTTAAGCTTTGTTCTACTATTCACACTTTCAGTAGGATGCGGTGGCGATGAAGAAGTAGCAGAAACAGAACTATCATTTGAAGATGGAACTTACACAGGATCTTCATATGGACACAATGCAGATATTGAAGTAGAGGTAACAGTTGAAGATGAAGAAATCTCAGATATTGAAGTTTTATCACACAAAGAAACTGAAATTTTAACAGATCCAGCTTTTGAAGAAATCATCCCAGCTATCATTGAAAACAACAATACTAATGTAGACACTATCTCAGGTGCTACTTTAACAAGCTCTGGTTTAATTGGAGCAGTTGAGGCTGCATTAGAAGAAGCAGGAGCTGAAGATTACTTTAAAGGAGAAGTTGTTGAAGTGGACAACGCTTCTGAAATATCAGACTCTAGCTATGATGTTGTAGTAGTTGGTGGCGGTGGTGCTGGTCTAGTATCAGCAATTGAAGCAAACGCACAAGGAGCAGATGTTGTAGTACTTGAAAAAATGCCATTTATTGGTGGTAACACCCTAGTATCAGGAGGAGAGTTTAATGCTCCTAACTCTTGGGTACAAGATAACTTAGATATTGATGATAGTGTAGAACAATTTGTTGAAGACACCCTAGCAGGTGGCGACCATGAAGCAGACGAAGATCTTGTAAGAACACTTGCTGAAAATGTAACAGAAGACGGAGAATGGATGAGAGACTATGTAGGTGTAGAATTTATCGACGATTATTTAATGCACTTTGGTGGACATGAAGTAGCTCGAGCACTTTATCCAGTAGGTGGTTCTGGCCAAGAAATTATTAGTAGCCTAGCAGAAAGAGCGAAAGCTGATGATATACCTATTAAGTATAACACTGAAGTAACAGAACTAGTAACTGATGAAGAAGGTAGTGTAGTTGGTGTAGTAGCAGAAGATCATAAAGGTGAAACAGCAACTATCGAAGCAAAAGATGGTGTAGTATTAGCATCAGGTGGGTTTGGTGCAAATATTGATATGACTCAAGAATATAACCCAGAAATTGATGATAGATATAATACTACTAACCAAGCTGGTTCTACAGGTGATGGTATCTTAATGGCAAAAGAGATTGGTGCAGACTTAGTTGATATGGAGTTTATCCAAACTTATCCTGCTTGTGATACCCAAACAGGTCATCTATCTTATGTAGCAGACACAAGATTTGATGGAGCTATTAAGGTAAATAAAGAAGGGGAACGCTTTGTAGAAGAACTTGAACGCCGTGATGTTGTTTCAGAAGCTATTTTAGACCAAACTGATTCTGTAGGTTATTTAATGTGGGACAACCATATAAAAGAAAATAGTAATATGGACAATTACATGACAGAGTTTGAAGACTTAAAGAAACGAGATCAAATCGTAAAAGCTGATACAATCGAAGAAGCAGCTGAGTTCTTTGATATTGATGCTGAACAGTTAACAGAAACTATTGAACAGTACAACGAATATGCAAGACAAGGTGAAGATGAAGACTTTAACCGTCGTGGTGCTCTATTAGAACTAAAAGAAGGCCCTTATTACATCCAAAAGATAGCACCAGCTATCCATCACACAATGGGTGGAATCAAAATAAACGAAGAAGCTAGAGTTATTGATACAGATGGAGAACCAATTGAAGGACTTTATGCTGCAGGAGAAGTTACTGGTGGTATTCATGGCGCTAACCGTCTTGGCGGTAATGCCATTGCAGACTTAATTGTATTTGGTAGAATTGCAGGAGGAAACGCAGCTAAATAA
- a CDS encoding cache domain-containing sensor histidine kinase has protein sequence MKTLRSKILLYFGSSTTIIILLLVLVIKNQIASTNIPLTKDLNQQVVTARSEQLGEWVEQRICEIRILTETKTLISMEEDKVKPFMRRMDNLHKEDFESFAVVDLDGQAWVTNDTHIDISNRPYFKKMNSKELDYVISDPIISHSNEEPIIVINHAIKGLNNNTIGYLNGAIYLDKLSQIAKEIEMYNGKAWIKDSSGNIFTKTPHGISESMNVLESREIGYEGFDKVGKKMLNGKEGIHTIKTPQDEKRIVIHSPIPNTDGWSLGIDFSKSEMTKDTNQLMFTVIAFGGIIIAVLIIISLVLSSSIANPITHLRKLMKKAEQGDLDVTFDYDTKDEIGHLGAGFNNMIKKIKKLITLLEKEHQEKRKTELQVLQSQIKPHFLYNTLDTIRWSILEDDSQEAVELLEELSTFYRIGLDSGNEYITIEKELDHIESYLRLQKARYEDMLNYQVKYDEAIVSYNILKLILQPIVENAILHGSKNHNYSTCEIILELTKEDNDLVITIKNNGASLSSDKLQKIKTALKTNEKPGEDIGFGLYSTNMRIKLAYGNNYGLDIDAEKGFTKVTIRYPLVKGED, from the coding sequence TTGAAAACACTACGAAGTAAGATATTATTATACTTTGGATCATCTACAACTATTATTATCTTACTATTGGTACTTGTAATTAAAAACCAGATAGCTAGTACTAACATACCCCTAACTAAAGACCTAAACCAACAAGTTGTCACAGCTAGATCAGAACAGTTAGGTGAATGGGTAGAACAACGCATCTGTGAAATTAGAATCTTAACTGAAACAAAGACCCTAATATCTATGGAAGAAGATAAGGTAAAACCATTTATGAGACGTATGGATAATCTTCATAAAGAAGACTTTGAATCTTTTGCTGTTGTTGATTTAGATGGACAAGCTTGGGTAACAAATGATACCCATATTGATATATCTAATAGACCATACTTTAAAAAAATGAACTCAAAAGAACTAGATTATGTGATAAGTGATCCTATCATATCCCATTCAAATGAAGAGCCAATTATAGTTATTAACCATGCTATTAAAGGTTTAAATAATAATACAATTGGTTATCTAAATGGAGCTATCTATTTAGATAAATTATCACAGATAGCAAAAGAGATTGAAATGTATAATGGTAAAGCATGGATTAAGGACAGTAGTGGGAATATCTTTACTAAAACACCACACGGAATATCTGAATCCATGAATGTACTAGAGTCTCGTGAAATTGGTTATGAAGGCTTTGATAAAGTAGGTAAAAAAATGCTTAATGGTAAAGAAGGTATTCATACCATTAAAACACCTCAAGATGAAAAACGAATAGTTATTCATTCCCCCATTCCAAATACAGACGGCTGGTCCCTAGGAATTGATTTTTCTAAGTCTGAAATGACCAAAGATACTAATCAACTAATGTTTACCGTGATCGCATTTGGTGGAATTATTATAGCTGTATTAATTATAATCTCCCTTGTCTTATCTTCATCAATTGCAAACCCCATCACACATTTACGAAAATTGATGAAAAAAGCAGAACAAGGTGATTTAGATGTAACCTTTGACTATGACACAAAGGATGAAATCGGCCATTTAGGTGCTGGTTTTAATAATATGATCAAAAAAATAAAAAAACTTATTACTCTATTAGAAAAAGAGCATCAAGAAAAACGTAAAACTGAACTACAAGTACTACAATCACAAATAAAACCACATTTTTTATATAATACTTTAGATACTATCAGATGGTCTATCTTAGAAGATGACTCACAAGAAGCTGTTGAACTATTAGAAGAGCTTAGTACATTCTATCGTATAGGTTTAGATTCAGGTAATGAATACATTACCATTGAAAAAGAACTTGACCATATAGAAAGTTATCTACGCCTACAAAAAGCAAGATATGAAGATATGTTAAACTATCAAGTAAAGTATGATGAGGCTATAGTAAGCTACAATATCCTAAAACTTATTTTACAACCCATAGTAGAAAACGCTATTCTACATGGTTCTAAAAATCATAACTATTCTACTTGTGAAATTATCCTTGAACTAACAAAAGAAGATAATGATCTAGTAATAACTATCAAAAATAATGGAGCTAGCTTATCTTCTGATAAATTACAAAAAATAAAAACTGCCCTAAAGACAAATGAAAAACCAGGTGAAGATATCGGGTTTGGCCTATATAGTACTAATATGCGAATCAAGCTTGCATATGGAAATAACTATGGCCTAGACATAGATGCAGAAAAGGGTTTTACTAAAGTTACTATTAGGTATCCTTTAGTGAAAGGAGAGGACTAA
- a CDS encoding response regulator transcription factor, protein MWKVVVVDDEPKIRRGFRRWIEEYGHPFKFLGSASNSKKTLELTDKKSPHLYFLDIRIAECNGLELAKLIKSKNPKAIFVMVTGYDYFEYAHEAIKLQVFDYLLKPVPKTDFFKTLEHVDKELRREFPELEINTNTNENNNYSLLVQKITEHIQDNYYKPELSLEKIAQTFNSNKSYLSSLMKEELGYSFKEYLTRVRIQKAKELLKEDMPGVKMYEIALKIGYQSQHYFSRIFKKYEGMSPLDYRTKHIR, encoded by the coding sequence ATGTGGAAGGTAGTAGTAGTTGATGATGAACCAAAAATACGTAGAGGTTTTAGAAGATGGATCGAAGAATATGGACATCCTTTCAAATTTTTAGGCTCAGCATCTAATAGTAAAAAAACACTAGAACTTACAGATAAAAAAAGTCCACACCTCTACTTCTTAGATATTAGAATAGCTGAATGTAATGGTCTAGAATTAGCTAAATTAATTAAATCTAAAAATCCAAAAGCTATCTTTGTTATGGTAACTGGTTATGATTACTTTGAATATGCCCATGAAGCAATCAAGCTACAGGTATTTGATTATTTATTAAAACCTGTACCAAAAACTGATTTCTTTAAAACACTCGAACATGTTGATAAAGAATTGCGTAGAGAGTTTCCAGAGTTAGAAATAAACACAAATACCAATGAAAACAACAATTATTCACTCTTAGTACAAAAGATTACAGAACACATACAAGATAATTACTACAAACCTGAACTATCATTAGAAAAAATAGCACAAACCTTTAATTCAAATAAAAGTTATCTAAGTTCACTTATGAAAGAAGAGCTCGGCTATTCTTTCAAAGAATACCTAACTCGAGTTAGAATACAAAAAGCAAAAGAACTACTAAAAGAAGATATGCCTGGGGTTAAAATGTATGAAATAGCACTCAAGATCGGCTATCAAAGCCAACACTACTTTAGCCGTATCTTTAAAAAATATGAAGGCATGTCACCCCTTGATTATAGAACTAAGCATATCAGATAA